The genome window AGCACTCTACGAGCTTGCTCAGGAATCACCATAGGCTATCTCATGCTTGAACAAGTTCATTGTTTTGCCCTAAAACAAGGTATTTTTATGGATATCTTTGTATTGACTGCATTAGTTGATGTATATGCAAAGAAGGGGAAAATGGAGGAAGCCGAGCTCCTTTTTAGTGGCATGGCTTGGTTTGATCTGGCTTCGTGTAATGCATTAATTGCTGGTTATGTAATAAATGGTTACCCAAATAAGGCTTTAGATCTCTTCAGTTCAATAACAAGATCTGGTGAAAGACCAAATGATTTCACTTTGGCAACTGTTCTAAAAGCTTGCAGTGGattagttgctttcgaaaatgggaTGCAGGTTCATTCACATGCAATAAAAGTTGGTTATGATTCAGACTTGTGTGTCTGTAGTGGGATATTAGACATGTATATTAAATGTGGTAATGTTAAGGATGCATCTGCCATCTTTAGCAATATCTCTAAACCAGATGATGTTGCCTGGACAGCAATGATCTCAGGATGTGTGGAGATTGGAGATGAGGAGCATGCCCTTAACCTATACCTCCAAATGAGGCAGTCAGGAGCCATGCCTGATGAATTTATTTTAGCCTCATTGATCAAGGCTTGTTCCTGCTTGGCTGCACTAGGTCCGGGAAGGCAGATACATGGAAATGCCATCAAATTTGGTTGTGCATCAGATTCTTTTGTAGGGACTTCAATCTTGGATATGTATGCTAAATGTGGAAACATTGAAGATTCATATAGTCTGTTCAAGAGGATGAATGTTACAAACACAGCCTCCTGGAATGCCCTAGTTCTTGGACTTGCCCAGCATGGATATGGAAAAGAAGCTCTGAAGCTTTTCAAGAATATGATGTCACAGGGGGTACAACCTGACAAGATCACCTTTGTCGGTGTGCTCTCAGCTTGTAGCCATTCAGGGTTAGTCTCTGAGGCTTACAGCCACTTCGACACTATGCGCATAGATTATTGCATTGAGCCTGAAGTAGAGCACTATTCTTGCCTCGTTGATGCTCTTGGTCGTGCAGGTTTGCTTCATGAGGCAGAAAAGATTATTGAGACAATGCCTTACGATCCTTCAGCATCCATGTATAGAGCACTGCTTGGTGCTTGTAGGATTCGGGGAAACATGGAAGTTGGACAGCGGATTGCAACTAGGCTTTTGGGTTTGGAACCACTTGATTCTTCTGCATATGTTCTTCTTTCAAATACATATGCTGCTGCAAATAGATGGGAAGATGTACACAAAGCTAGAAAAACAATGGCAAACAGGAACGTCAAGAAAGATCCTGGGTATAGTTGGATCGAGATAAAGAACAAGGTGCATTTGTTTGTAGTAGATGATACATCACACCCCGAATCCACTGCGATATATCAGGAGCTAGAAGACTTGATAAGAAAGATTAAAGGTGAGGGCTATATCCCTGATACAGATTACGTGCTtttagatcttcaagaagaagaaaaggagcgtACATTGTATTATCACAGCGAGAAACTTGCCATTGCTTATGGTCTCATAAGTACCACACCAGCATCAAGGATTCGGGTTATCAAGAACTTGCGTGTTTGTGGGGATTGCCATAATGCAATCAAATATATAACGAAGGTTGTCTCACGGGAGATTGTGTTAAGGGATGCAAGTCGGTTTCATTACTTCAAAGATGGAGCATGTTCTTGTGGGGATTACTGGTGATCGAATATTTCTTTGTGTGAAAGATTTCTTCTTCATTCCTTGTACACTAGCTTTAGATTTATATTATTATTGGTTTCAAGGTGAATCATCTGATGAAAAAATACAACTTATCCTTCTTGTTGTTGTTCCACTTTTTCCTGAGTGCATAGGAAAACACTTTATTCTGCCTCTAAATATGAAGACATAATTGTAAGGATTGTGGTGTCTGATCACAGAGCTGGGTAAAGCATCGAAGGTTGAGTGTTGGAACTTTTCAGAGCAATACCAAACTCCTGGGAACTGAATCAGGTGCCTGGTAATCCTCGCAACAATCGACATATGAGGATAATGGTGTTGTCAGTGTCATCATTTGACATCTTGATGCTCTTATGCAATGACATCTAAGAATCCTAAAAACGACAACCACAATAATTTATTTGAATATTATATTTAGGTACGAACTATAAAATAATTTACATAGTCATAAGAATTGTCACTTGAAATAGAATACTTGATTAGATGAGAAGATGAATATATTGTTGCCAATAACGAGATAATAGTAATCATTAATGCAGAGTTTAATTTATTATTCCTATTCCTCCCATAGAAATGTGAAgacaagtgattttttttttattttttatgcatatatttatgtatatttatacGGAAAAGATTTGCTAGAAAATAACTTGATTCTAAAATTTGTAACCTTTttttagaaatctgattgaacttatAGCTAATCCTGACAATGGTAATTGACTTTCAGAAGTCTTACTGATCTTTAGGAAGAGTTGAAATACATGCAATTGCAATTAAAATGAGTTTCTTTCCCTTCAATTCTTATCAAAATTGCTTATGAACGGGCTTTGGTGGGATAGTTATgagaaataatatatatgttttttaCCTTTAGTTTGAAAGTTTATGTTCTTATTTGTCATTAGAGACACGTTGAAAAATGGCCAAAATGGAGTAAAACTAAATCTATATTTGAATCAAAATTTAAGATATCCATAGATTATAATCATAGTATTATTGCTTCTTTCTCTTGATAGGGAAATGTTCCTGTCAGATCATTCTCAAGTGGTTTgaccttaaaaattaaaaaattgaaatTATTATCCTCTAAGTATGATTTTAAATGACTCGTTTATGCATGTCAAAACTAGACGAGTCTACTTTGATTGACGGTGAAATGTTGATGTCGGATCAAGTGGTTTGACCCTGAGAACTAAAAACATGAAATTTGTCAttctttaaatataattttaaataactcATTTATGTCAAAACTAGATAAGTCTTCTCCATTAAATATCTATAATGTGAGAATAATGACAGGCTGACATGTTGATTTTGATATCATATGAATACTATATGATCGATACCTTAACATTGGATGATTGATAGATGATCGACACTTTGATACTAAATAACTGATAGAATTATGCTATAGGATCAATACTCTGACGTCATGTAATCAATACCTAAGCGTGACACCTTTGTGTCACGTAGTGGATACGTTGTTAACACATGGATAATACATAAGAATATGATTGAACAGGTTGAACATTATGGCATTCCAAGTTTAGTGTATCATGATCATTATCAAATTCGAGAGAAACGTATTACCATATTACCGTCACGTCTATTGTAAAACTAATTAAATTCAAAGTCATTATAAAAGGGCTTATTATTGGAAGTAATCTTCCTAGTTTCGGGATAGCTCAAAAGTGAATAAAGACAAACTATTCCGTGACCACTTAGGACAAGTAAAAACGGATCTTAATTAACTCAGAATCAATTGTCAACTAAAAGTGTGAGTGAAGGCTTGCTAGATTTCTAAGTTTAATAGAACAGCACAATTCGATAATTCTTAGATCAGGTTCTATTATTGTCCAACTCTTTCATCCACACGGCAATCTCAACCTGGCCGCCTATGACTCTCCTACAGTGACATCGATTTCGGTGACGACCTATGATCCCATGACCTCGACCTCTACTCACCAACTCCTCGATTTTAAGATCTATAATGTGCATATGATTTGGACAACACATGCAATTGTCTTCTCGGACATAAAAACCCATATAaccaattataatatttaaaaatagccAACGAACTCACTAAAGTTAGACAACTTAAGATAAGTAGCAATTGAATGTTTTCAATTACAAATAACCAAT of Musa acuminata AAA Group cultivar baxijiao chromosome BXJ1-7, Cavendish_Baxijiao_AAA, whole genome shotgun sequence contains these proteins:
- the LOC135678694 gene encoding pentatricopeptide repeat-containing protein At4g33170-like; this translates as MHFTLHSCRTHTLLKLTARSSSPFRIPCSNFSTAPLPHPTWLPALRSAIAIGDLRLGRRTHAVIITSGAAEDRFLANNLLTMYSKCGSLPCARRLFDQMPHRDTVTWNSLLSAYALHGLTADAIHLFRLLLRCPTVAPTRLTFTPLLKLCSASADLFPTSQSLHSFAIKIGLGSDAMVSSALVNVYSKFGFLQEAQHIFDGMDERDVVLWNIMIKGYAQLGFLQDAFFMFSELHRSETLHLDETSVRCILMIGESGELFEQVLAYGIKTCLLDDFADVLSWNKIMSEHVRNGDYDAALECFLEMKRLNFGYDNVTFVIALSTVTSGEYFEAGKQLHAMVTKAGLCSDVSVSNSLINVYAKMGSLAYARHVFEDMKEFDLVSWNTMISNCAQNSLEAESVELFIKMLRLGVLPDQFTMASTLRACSGITIGYLMLEQVHCFALKQGIFMDIFVLTALVDVYAKKGKMEEAELLFSGMAWFDLASCNALIAGYVINGYPNKALDLFSSITRSGERPNDFTLATVLKACSGLVAFENGMQVHSHAIKVGYDSDLCVCSGILDMYIKCGNVKDASAIFSNISKPDDVAWTAMISGCVEIGDEEHALNLYLQMRQSGAMPDEFILASLIKACSCLAALGPGRQIHGNAIKFGCASDSFVGTSILDMYAKCGNIEDSYSLFKRMNVTNTASWNALVLGLAQHGYGKEALKLFKNMMSQGVQPDKITFVGVLSACSHSGLVSEAYSHFDTMRIDYCIEPEVEHYSCLVDALGRAGLLHEAEKIIETMPYDPSASMYRALLGACRIRGNMEVGQRIATRLLGLEPLDSSAYVLLSNTYAAANRWEDVHKARKTMANRNVKKDPGYSWIEIKNKVHLFVVDDTSHPESTAIYQELEDLIRKIKGEGYIPDTDYVLLDLQEEEKERTLYYHSEKLAIAYGLISTTPASRIRVIKNLRVCGDCHNAIKYITKVVSREIVLRDASRFHYFKDGACSCGDYW